A region from the Candidatus Nitrosotenuis cloacae genome encodes:
- a CDS encoding tautomerase family protein, with product MPIITVSMYPGRTQQQKEEFAKAITKSAVDILKTKESHVIVVFEDNPKENWYQAGSPL from the coding sequence ATGCCAATAATCACAGTATCGATGTATCCTGGCAGAACGCAGCAGCAAAAAGAAGAGTTTGCAAAGGCGATAACAAAATCGGCAGTGGACATCCTGAAGACAAAGGAAAGCCACGTAATAGTTGTCTTTGAAGACAATCCAAAAGAGAACTGGTACCAGGCAGGTAGCCCACTCTAA